Genomic window (Ostrea edulis chromosome 9, xbOstEdul1.1, whole genome shotgun sequence):
TACTAGTATATGGAACCAACTGtgatatttcatgtaaaatacgTATGTCACAGGTGTCGTATATGGGTGTCTAATTTATCAATTTATACAAAATGTGGTTCAgtgaaatgttgaatttatcAAAGGGAAAATACATAGATTTTTAAAAGCAACTTTTGTTGTGAAAAATACTTGAATCTGACTTCGAAATCatgaatttcaatgaatacCTTTAAATCATGATCATGACTGGTATTATTAAATTATTGGGCGCTGTAATTGAAACTAACTATATTCAAATACAAGACCTGTTATCAATCGATATAAGAATATCTTCGAAGAcgattataattcaatttatgaTATCATTAGTTCCTTTTCAATATAATGACATCACGAATTAAattatttactatatatatcaactgaatGAGCAGTTACTaaattaatgtgcacaataataagaaattatttcaaccagagagcaataattaaatcaaattaattaattaccTGAATGACCGTTGATGTAATAACAGGGGGAGGGGGACTGAATATGATTAAAGAAAGCAATAACCCCTTTTTATATGGTATATGATGAGACTGGGCGCTTCCAATTATATATACAAGGATGATTTCTTCCTGGATAAGATTACTTGTtcggaaaacaaaattgttcgcatattgtataaatatattccCAAGGAGGTTTGAAAAATTCATGGGCagattttatatacaaaattttaaCATCTTGCGGTTTTTCAAGTATTTGGTTTGAGCAAAATTTCATTGATAGGAAGTGGGCTGTTGCAGCTCTGAAAACAAAGATTAAGTGATCAATTCATCCAAAAATGGTATATTGATATAAACAGAAAAGGTCaaatttattaacattttaaGTCAAATTTTGGATGTGAAAAATATGTGAGCAATTTACCGaataaatttagaaaaatacTGGTAAAATTTAGAACTACAAACCACCAACTTCCTGTTGAGATTGGTCGATGGTCAAATTTTCCACTTAACGAAAGACTTTGTACATTATGAAACTCAAGTAAAGTAGCAGACGAGTTCCATTTTATTCTAGAATGCACATCATTAGCTAGTATCAGGGAAAAGTTTTTACATCCCAGATTTTGTAATAAACCAAATGTACTTAAGTTTAGTGAGATAATGCCAAACTCAAGTTTTGAATTGTTGAAAAGTTTCTGTTTCTTCATAACTAAAATTTATGATGCAGTCTGTCCTCCATAACTTATATCTcttactttttctttttcattgttTGTAGCTATAGTATGTACATctcttgtattttctttttcataattCGTATTTCTTTGTTTCTATTCACGATTCATTAAGACGACTTACCATtatcttttattatttattgtacctcatgtaccagtGATGGATAGTGTTAGTGAATAATTGAACTTGAAATTATGTTgaacaacttgatatataattAAAGGGTTACATACGTTGACAAAATTcttgtttgcaaatgtcaaggacatctacatgtatatcggatctgaagtgggtttttttttttaaagttttcgtCTATCATTTTTATTACTCATGTTTTTGCTCCAAAACTTGTAAACGCCCCTACGTAGAAATGATTTATAATCAAGGGACTATGTACTTTCAAataatacttgtttgcaaaaatcCCTAGTGGGGTCCCCCATTACCTTTACTAGCCCATGGTCTAAATAGTTGAATTGTAAAATATGTACAGTATTATTATTCTAgaccaaatattttaaattgattCAATTATCAACTACTAGTAATGTCAACGATTCGTtgaaattgggaatttttttagtgttgctacatgtatactatTAAGAAAACATCACAttgctttttaattttttacctGTTTACTTTGTACGTTCACTCTCTTTCACTCTCTGAATTACCTCTAATCATTACTCTGATGATTCAGATGGCTCAAataaataaagaattgaattggaAACATTCGGGGAATGTATGGGAGTTCTCGTCATGTTCTGCTGAAATGTGCAATACTATTAGAGTACAGTTGTTCATGAATAAGCTTCAATTTCTCTGTTCTTTGAGATGGATGCTGATGAAAAATAAGATcgattattttttcaaaatatcaaagtacaaTATTGTTTGTAAGGAGCTTGGTTGCTAAAGTAGGTAAAATTAAGATATTGCGTTCAGTaattcatctttaaaaatgacaGTAATTCCGGAGTTATTAGATTACTTCAAAAACTTAAGgagcttaggaggagtaagcatcctctgtcgaccgccgttaggcctatatcttgatcagataaatggagCAATCCGTAGTTTAAGTCAGTGCGTAAAGATCGGTCTAACAAttaatatgaaacacgtcagacgtCATATAATCGTCACCAGCTGTATAGGTGAGATATTGCAGGCCTACGTGTATACATGGTACTCAAAGCTTTAGCATTGGGGATTCTTTAACGCACTACCAATGACGCGATCAACACGGGACCTGACCTCGTTTGCATGTGCCCGACTTTTGACGGGCCGTGTTGGGTATGTTTCCCCCTGTTGTTCGTATGTTTATCTGTCCCTCTGTTACggtagctttttcgtgtccgggTTATAAGCCTTAGTACTGGATCGTGTCTTGATTCGCAGACATATATAAATATGCATCATGTACAAGTAATTACAGACAGGTGTATACTGTGTAACCTAGGTAACAGCGCACTTTATTTAAGGCCTCATCCAAAGATCCGAGACTCTCACTTCAAAGATACAGAGCGTTTGGGAAGCGAGAAGCAGCCTTTCTCTATTTTGATATCATGTTTAACGTGCTCGAACGTGCGACCTCCCGGTCACAAAAGGAACGTTTTAACCATTCTCTCGCActatttaggtcacctgagtttactattgcaatcggttgtcgcccgtcgtgcgttaacaattgaagattttttacttcttcttgataactaccagtccaattcttttcaaatttggtatgaagcatctttcgGACAAGGGAgacacaaattgtaaatttcaggtctccagcacccctggggacttaggggcggggcaaaaactgcctaacattgacaaattttcaaaaatcttcttctcaagaaccgcccatgtgtaagaaaaactaaatgcatggtgataaagagcaggaagacctctaccaaaattgtaaatttcatgatccccggggtaggagttctgaccccagggcggggccaagcttggtatatagtgtttacgtgtaaaacacttaaataacatcttctttagtgcttttgatattatattgaaactaaataaatatttagaaagagcaggtagtcctttaccaatattgtaaatttgatgatcccaggggtaggggttttggtatcaggttGGGGCCAatatggtcagttattaaatgtgtgaacaatagacatttttaacttcttgataactatcatttcaattcttttcatatttggtatgaatgATCTTTGTAacaagggggcataaattgtaaatttcaggattcctgcacctcTGGGGCCTTaagggcgggacaaaaactgcccaaaattgaccaattttcaaaaatcttcttctcaagaatcacacaagtatatgaaaaactaaatgcatggtgatggagagcaggaagacctctactaaaattgtaaatttcatgatctccggggtaggggttctgaccccagggcagggccaaacttggtatatagtgtttatgtgtaaaacacttaaataacatcttctagATCTTTAGTGctgtttatactaaattgaaactaaatggatagagaaggtagtcttttaccaaaattgtaaatttgatgatccccagagttctgaccccagggtgggaccaaacttggtatatagtatttatgtgtaagtttgctgatactgtataaaatctaaatgtatacttagaaatagcagtaaaggatgtacaaaaaatggtgaatttcaatcaaaacctagggttatgactttaggatgagtccaaattagtcatatcttttgatgttttaatgttaataaacgtattatttaaagtctttcatcagtgtatgcacttttgaaggcagtgaagttttaagaacacatcttgttttatactgttgctgaacattagaatttagcttagatatgaacattagaatttagcttagatattcagaacaggaaattttgtctagatttcatagtccatggaagtagtgatactttcatgtttagtgtgccacaccatCTTACAGTCTCGACTGGTAGTCCGCGATTTGCAGTTTggaatttgataaatattgttCTAGCTTTTTTTAGGTAGTACATGTAGATTAAGATATTTGTCAAATccaaattcattttagaaaatacCGTGTATCTGACCCTTAGACCACTCACGGATATCACTTTGCCATTTCTGTACATACTTGTACTGATGTTCAACAATAGTTTTTAACCAATTGATATTTATAAAGGCTTGTTCATTTTGTAAGTTAGAGTACCCACAAagatcaaaaataattttgatacatgAGAGCCAAGAGTTCAAATGACATCTCTAACGAAATTGATCTtataaatacttgtatatagaatacaaatatcATACTTTTTGGACTTAGGTATGTATACAcagttacatacatgtatagaggaATATGACCCATTTCTCCATAGACCATATAACTTGAGGTACTGCTTTTTTgtattaaaaatgtatttaaaaaatttaagtGGATACGCTCAGTAATGTCAAGACTTTCAAAACCCAAAATCTCACAATCATATAAAAGTACAGGTGTAACAACCGTATCGAACAAATCAAGCTGATTTTCGACTGATAAAGAAAATTGTCTAATTTATCGTATCGAAAACATCATTACAAATACAAATTGTGCCCAGTGACtgttaaattaattaaaatggaACAGTTGTCGGTCTTTGATTACCACCTTCTTTGGATAGAGGATGGTAACGGTCACGTGATCCCAGTAGTGCGTTATCGGTTATTTGACCTTTAGTTCAGTGTTCTCAGTTTATTTGGCAGTCGTGTATTACAACAAACACGTGGTATCATCGTAAGCAGGTAAGGGATGTTCTGATTGATTGAacaataagatatatatatagatatatagatatatatatatatatatatatatatatatgtgtgtgtgtgtgtgtgtgtgtgtgttatatatatatatatattatatatatatatatatatatatatatatatatatatatatgtgtgtgtgtgtgtgtgtgtgtgtgtgtgtgtgtgtgtatccaaataaagtgaaattttctgtgctttatgttaaatatttcttcacttaggacagttatgttcatttaagagttcattgctatttatgtgctttatatataaatatttcgaatgcaatgtgtatcatgtatgatcctcttaaaatgtacgttaaataactatcccatttccattctcaatgaccgtgtagcgtgtgacagcgtggcgagaattccatcgtcatcgaaagcaagttttaagacttgcctagatggttgagcggtctagcgcgcttgTTACATGATgttaggagatttggttccgtaGGTCGTGAgctcaaccccgggtaggggcggaagtgggtatccaaataaagtgaaattttctgtgctttatattaaatatttctccacttagggcagttatgttcattcaagagttcattgctatttatgtgctatatatttatatatatatatatacataacacatatttttacGTAGAAGCCTTGGGTACATTGTACTGTGCTATGAAAACTGAATACAACAAACAGGGCACTATAGGTTTACGCATTCCGTAAACCCTTGTAAACTAGAAGTTTCCAAACTGAAACCTTGCGTAAACCATTTGTTTCCGCATAGTTTCCGCACCATGGAAACCATAGTTTTCATGCAGTGTTAAATTGTCACAGGGCAATGTGATTATCACTCCGGcaattttttagaatatatattaCCATGTAAGGGAAATCATTGAAAATCAATTTGTTGGGTTGATGGAAAATAACGGTATGTCACCCGAGACTGCCGATACCGGTAAACAGCGCCTTCCATTTTCTcgttatgtatatttttttcaccTGTAAAGAAAACTGCTCTCAAATCCTCATGTTTTCCATTTGTATGTAGACAAATATGCACCTCGCGAAGTAGAATCAGCTAccaaaatcaaatacatgtaattccttTGTAAACACATAATTATTTCTACAAGTTATGCAGagtttcctaatcaggggtaccaAACAAATCGTACTACAATTGATTGAGTAACTGACGATGCACTTATGCAGTGTGTCGGTAAGTGGTCTAAGAATAATTCGGGTTAGTCTGGTTCCTGAACTTTTGTGTACGCTAATGATGACCATCAGTAGCCGTGAGCTACTACAATAAACCAAGGTTAAAAACGGGTAcactatatacatacatgcatctttcttaaaattacatttacataagTAGTAGCATACAAAATCATTTTCAGATGCTTTCATATATACACAGCTAAGTAGTGACCACTCATCGTTTAAGCCGTGCTTTCCGGAGATATTTTAGTTGATTTTCAGTATATTAATTCACTCACTGTTTTTAATGTGCGATGGATGCATCAAAATAGAGagtgcacatgtacatgtatatgctaaaCTTCACTTTTCTTTGTGATTAATTATAGTGATAATTTTACGTACATTGCAGCACACCGTGTAGGTAGAAGCTAGATTTATTTGCAAGTATAAAACTGCACACAAAGCAACATTAACCATAAGGTATCCGCCGCCCAGGAAAACCCAGTCTGACAAAAGTGCAACCCTATATCATGAAtatcccgtagggatccgggttggaataggtcctcagtaccccttgcttgtcgtaagaggcgactaaatggggcggtccttcggatgagacggcaaaaactgaagtcccgtgtcacatcaggtgtggcacgataaagatccctccctgctcaaaggccataagcgccgagcataggcctaaattttgcagcccttcaccggcattggtgacgtctccatatgagggaagtattcttgagagggacgttaaacaatattcaatcaatatgtttatgatataggtctgtactttagtcagattgaggAAAACATAAAAGAAAAAATCGTAAACTTTTGAAAATCGTATGGAAACCTGTGTATCCGTAGCCAGAAAGTGCAGAGTAAGAAAGATAAGTTctagtataaatatgaaaattctctctctctctctctctcgatcgatcgatcgatcgacaCTTTAAttgactgagctacccagctaggcaaaCAAATTTAATaggaatatatatgaatattcctgattttgatattttcatgttttaatggGAAATCAGTCGTTGTGATGATGTACAGTTAAAGCTCGTTGTCTGTAAACAAAATAGCAATCAAAATCATGTAACGGGACACTTCCGTAACATCGTTTACATGTCGTTAGAATTGTTTTTCGCTATACTACGTGACGCCAAAAAGTTCTGATATCTCTACAATTTATTTTGACTTcggatcaagatagagggctcacgacATGTGACCGATCGCCAGGGAAtgtttgctcctcctaggcacctgtttcACCTTTAGAGTTCCCAGGGGCCATTGCTTGCCCTGTTCTtgatttttattctttatagtatttatgagattgatcactgttccttatcttcacctttttcatgaTAATTTTGATGTCGATTAGACTCGAGTTACGTAGCCATTGCATATACAACGTCTTTTATGTCTATAATACtgcatgtatctatttattttggAAGATATCTAAGATTGTATAAAGTCAATATTTCAATGTTTCACGTATTTAACTTTcactatgtttttttttttgggggggtggttttggtttttttcttcttcttcaatttTATTGGCTAAGAAGCTTAATGCTGGCTTGTCAGATTGAGCGTTTATTGTAGTATCTTATTCATGTTATTGATTTGTCAGTCCTTTATAAAGCGTGACATGAGGGAGATTCGCTCTCTCTGCTAGGATCGAAAACTAGGTTCGTGCTTTTCAAAAGAACTGCGTGTTCAATTCTTTTCTGTACGTAGAGTAAGGTTTTTCAACATGCAGTAAGTAAAAGTAACGTAGAGTTAGGGAACAGTCTTTAGGAGTTAGATTTGTGTGGACAAAATGTAGATACCCTACATGTTATTGTAGTATAGTCGGAGTTTACCTTGTTTCAAGGTAGAATTAGATATCCCTTAACTAATTATCTTTCAGAGTTAGTAGTTATGTATTTAGGCTACCTCGGCGTTTATATTTAGCCTTAAACTGTATTACTTTGAGGTGTGTGGGGCACGCTCGTGTAGGAACACTGCATGTTTTTTTTACCAGTGTATGGAAGCTCGTTAGTGTCCTACctttagatttttcttattatttcggtacatattttcataattctGGTCATTTATTTTGGGTGAATTTTACAATCCTTTCTGGTTATATTCGTTCATTTTCATTGGAAAACTTATCATTTGTTATCAACTATTCTTAAACCATGTTTACTTATGCTATAATAAATTTGTGAACTGTACTGGACCTAGTTGcacgaaggttagttaactttaactaacAGTTAACTTGTCATCAACTCTTTATACATTTATACAGTGATAACTAGATGTTAACTttcagttaaagttaactaataTTTTAGCAACTGGGTCCAGGTCTTTTCAATATTGAACATAATCTAAGAATCACAACCGAACCTGGGTACAACTCGGAAACTGTGTGTTTCATATTAATTAATGCATGTAGTATGATTTATAGTCTTACTGATCCCAAATAGTATTGACAGTGAGAAGCTAGCCTTATTTCAGTCCCAGCATACACACAGCTAGATACCCGCTACACATGGAACCAATTAAAGATGCTTGAATTTAGTATCCGCTTACTGCGAAGGCAATGCAAGTTAACTGGCAAAGTATATATGTACCATTATGATTGCTCATGCATGCAGCAGAATGTGGCATGCTGGTGCACGTATTTCCTTTGAAGTTTCTAAAGTGTATTTACTAGAAAACTCGCAGTTTTAAAGTCACACCCTTTCTCGGCTGTGAACCAATAGACGCCATATTGATAGCACTGTTAGTCACACCCGCTACAGCATGCATGGTGAAAGACTGAATCCTTATCTGGGGTTTTGTCTTATCAAAATTAGCAACGACTTTTGTTCCAAGGACTAGAACAAAGTACTGCAGGACACATATAACTTTTTTGTATATACGgttttatattatataaatattgcatgtagttgagggtaacattgaaaattttcaccccgagaaaaccattgtcaaccgagtcgtagcaatatttgtttgattatactgaatgttatgtaaactggaaagcagaaaaacttacgtctgttgacatttgatcaatcactgtcatgcgatatttcgtatttcgatgcgggtacttgcgtttattacaaacgctcaaacgacgtcgtctagcaatctacggcgaaccgtacgcgcataaatttgacgcatgtgatatttttttttataatatcacccgttgtcaagtactgttacccgttgctagatactatcaccctggggcgcgtgttttTTGTTCTCAGAGGTTTTAAAAtacttctcgaccaatcaggttcgagtattttacatgaaagtataataacaagtaataacacaTTTAACACAGACTGTCACAAAATCAGCAGCTATTCCCCAGACCAATTATTCATCGGAACATTCAGGATGGTAACcttttttatctttaattttgtAGTACCACCAGACTAGTGCTGATGGGACATTAAGCTCAAAATGTCGGAATGTGACTCCCGGGATAACGGACAATCCCCGAATGGGCATGTTCCCGATATTGGTCAAACTGATGATACATCCCCATCGGTTGATGGCGCCGACGTTAGACAACACCCGACAGATCACGGTTATGCGTGGGTTATATTGGCAGGTATATTCCAATAAGGTTTGCTTCACAATTATAGACGTTTTCATAACAGTGCTCCAAGAAACACAACGATCCATTCTAAggcaaattttcaaaatgtcacATGcttcttgagtcttcatagccGAGGGCTTCCCATTTCCAAGTGGTTTTGAATTCGTGAATATTTCCGTACCGTGAAAACAGCGAAATATAGAATATCGAAAAAGTTAGTGATTTTATAGTATGTGAAAATACCCTCACCCTTTTCATACCCAACTTTGTAGATGCAAATTAATACAATACTGAAGAATGAAGTATTTTTCAGCATGTATGGTTGCAGTCTTCCTTATTACCGGGGCATTTAGATCATTTGGTGTTCTATATGTCGAACTGATCAGGAAATTCAGTAGTAACGCAACAATGGCGTCCTTAGTGCAGGGAATTCTGATATTTGTCTGCAGCTCAGGATGTAAGTACATTTAAACTGCATGTACATAGAAGCAAACAATCTTTGATAATTACATTACAGTGTACATGAATTAATGAATTCGATTACGTATTTCAAACTCATACTAAACCTTGAAGAACGTAAAGTGATTGATCGTATGCATTGTAAATTGAGGTGATTTTGTTCACATGTGCAATTTTATTAGAAtgtttttgggggttttttgttttgtttttttgttgttgttttttttttacaaatattagacTAAGTATTTTTATGTCAATTTTTAACCAATGAAATTGGCCATATCGATTCCTTTTCTATTTTTTCTAAATAAGTTCTAGGGCTGTTGTGTTTGACTCTATAGCTGCATATGTGTGCTAATCTTCACATTTTAGGGCTGTTGTGTTTAACTTTATAGCTGTCTATGTGCTAATCTTCACATTCTAGGGCTGTTGTGTTTAACTTTATAGCTGTCTATGTGTTGATCTTCACATTCTAGGACTGTTGTGTTTCACTTTATAGCTGTATGCGTGCTGATCTTCGGTCTGAGACGATTTTCCTGTCGTTTGTGGGTTATAACCGGTGGTTTCCTGTACTTCTTTGGATTTCTGTTGAGCAGCTTTGCAGGGTCAATAGAGTTTCTTTTCTTCAGCTATAGTTTTCTGATTGGTAAGATATAATCAATTCTGTATACTTCTACAACAAGTATTTATTCGTTTAgaataacatattttaaagcatTTTCCTGCTGCAGGACTGGGAATGGCACTCTCATTTTCCGCTATTGTTGTCACTGTGGGAACATACTTCGATAAAAGACGAGGACTTGCTTATGGGTTATTGATGGCTGCTGGAAGTCTCGGAGGTTTAGTGTGTGCTCCTATTCTACGTATGTTACTGAATGAATATTCTGTACATGGTGCTCTTATGATAATGGCGGCCATATCCAGCCATATCATAGCTTGTGGGGCCTTACTTTGTCCACCatcattttatatcaaaaagaGGGACAAGTCCAGTCCTTTTAAGTCCCTACAGTCATCTAAGGAAGAGAAAGATTTTTTAGTACCCCGAATGAAAACATATTGTACTATTGACCATCGACTTTTTCAATCAGATCCGAACATAATTCTTCAGAATTGGAATCGCAACAATGTGGACTTCCCAACAAAAAGCAGAAGCACTGACATGATTAACATTGCCAAGTTTCAGCATCATGATGCTccaacaacaaatatatataaaggatCCACAGCAAACGGATTTTGTTTAAGCATATCAGCTATAGACCtgcattttgaaaacaaaggaaTGGTAACCAcaaatacagaaaacaaaaatgagCAAATATTTGACCTAAAGATCTTTAAAAACACCTCATTCTTACGACTTCTGTTCGCTTACGCTGTGGGCTCCATCGCTGTAAGTCTTCCACAAGGTTATCTACCAGCGTTTGCAATGGAACAGGGAACAGAGGCTACCGAAGCTGCCCTTTTGATAACCACAAGTAGCCTCTCTGACCTGATCGGACGTTTGATGATTGGATATATTTCAGACAAAAGACTAGTTAAACGTTCCTATTTAATAGCTCTCGGTATGGCAATCAACGGGATAACATTATGCTTATCTCCCCTCTATAAAAGCTACTGGAGCATGGTTTTATTCAGTGTGTTTTATGGCTTCTTCTCCAACTTTATATCGGCCTTGTATACCTCCACGTTGCTGGACATTCTGGGGCTGGAATACTATCGGAGCGCTCTTAGTGTGATGTTCACCGGATACGGCATTGTATCGGGAGGAACGGCCCCGTTCATTGGTGAGTATATTCATTTAAGGGTTTCTCTTTTCTGCATGGGGACACAGGCATTGTCTATTTACCAGCGATCGGTCACATTATGTGAAAGGCACTACATCCATTATGATAGTAATTCTAATTATGTGTTTGCGCGGGAttgttattttgatatattgaaaaacaattgAACCACATCTTTTATAAGTATTCTCAATATCATTAATGATTCGTAACAACAagtattttgattatttttgacAACAGAAACAAAATTTAAAGCATTTTTCATTAATTCCTAATCAAACAGAGTCAAAACCTGTGAGGAAGACATGTGTAAATGTTCTaatgttttaaaaaaggaaatatttataaaaattgtaATGGTTTATTGTTAATATTTGTAAACCTACAAC
Coding sequences:
- the LOC125659593 gene encoding monocarboxylate transporter 12-B-like isoform X2 codes for the protein MSECDSRDNGQSPNGHVPDIGQTDDTSPSVDGADVRQHPTDHGYAWVILAACMVAVFLITGAFRSFGVLYVELIRKFSSNATMASLVQGILIFVCSSGSVCVLIFGLRRFSCRLWVITGGFLYFFGFLLSSFAGSIEFLFFSYSFLIGLGMALSFSAIVVTVGTYFDKRRGLAYGLLMAAGSLGGLVCAPILRMLLNEYSVHGALMIMAAISSHIIACGALLCPPSFYIKKRDKSSPFKSLQSSKEEKDFLVPRMKTYCTIDHRLFQSDPNIILQNWNRNNVDFPTKSRSTDMINIAKFQHHDAPTTNIYKGSTANGFCLSISAIDLHFENKGMVTTNTENKNEQIFDLKIFKNTSFLRLLFAYAVGSIAVSLPQGYLPAFAMEQGTEATEAALLITTSSLSDLIGRLMIGYISDKRLVKRSYLIALGMAINGITLCLSPLYKSYWSMVLFSVFYGFFSNFISALYTSTLLDILGLEYYRSALSVMFTGYGIVSGGTAPFIGDLRDKTGTYVSCFYLFGGAHILSSLVLFTECLSFA
- the LOC125659593 gene encoding monocarboxylate transporter 12-B-like isoform X1: MSECDSRDNGQSPNGHVPDIGQTDDTSPSVDGADVRQHPTDHGYAWVILAACMVAVFLITGAFRSFGVLYVELIRKFSSNATMASLVQGILIFVCSSGSVCVLIFGLRRFSCRLWVITGGFLYFFGFLLSSFAGSIEFLFFSYSFLIGLGMALSFSAIVVTVGTYFDKRRGLAYGLLMAAGSLGGLVCAPILRMLLNEYSVHGALMIMAAISSHIIACGALLCPPSFYIKKRDKSSPFKSLQSSKEEKDFLVPRMKTYCTIDHRLFQSDPNIILQNWNRNNVDFPTKSRSTDMINIAKFQHHDAPTTNIYKGSTANGFCLSISAIDLHFENKGMVTTNTENKNEQIFDLKIFKNTSFLRLLFAYAVGSIAVSLPQGYLPAFAMEQGTEATEAALLITTSSLSDLIGRLMIGYISDKRLVKRSYLIALGMAINGITLCLSPLYKSYWSMVLFSVFYGFFSNFISALYTSTLLDILGLEYYRSALSVMFTGYGIVSGGTAPFIGEYIHLRVSLFCMGTQALSIYQRSVTLCERHYIHYDSNSNYVFARDCYFDILKNN